In Roseisolibacter agri, one genomic interval encodes:
- a CDS encoding type IV pilus secretin family protein, whose protein sequence is MRGVGSLLTAAVTAATPALASVPATTVRAPITLVAITNPIARHTPALDARAAVTGVSVVAGDNAAAAVLIRIDREVTVQDFVLDGPRRVVLDLNGATLAVAGGARYDGASRGGVKNVRLAQFKAGVVRVVVELDGPRTYRVERVDGAVRLVVQGESGAAFAPWQAGRPTDSYVAAAPAAPSEPAPRRETPAPAVTVPATAAPAPQQREAERVAERETRAQKEQREAVARDGARLTVTYQDADIRDVVAAFAAFSGRTIIVGKDVVGNITAEIKDQPWDVALRALLRSQGLALSEDGKNGIITVDSYKNLASNRATEPVATQIIDINYAKADSLVPLIQTLLSRECAPGDVAAAAAAQQAKNPGQATSMSSNQGDQKGVPMGCVVRGAVTADRSTNKLLISDVPSNIPEIVARVRELDVRTPQVAIKAKILFVNRTGLEDIGVSYDLGTGTQQFFQQLVQRIDPSTRKPMDTNGDGVPDAMGGGDPFPGDRIALGGNALSALANANTALQPSALNLIYSATLGRFQLTSFVNALQQSELADVQSEPSIVTLNNRPAEIFVGQQVPIRVIDASSGAAFGGGQPRATVRLEEAGIRLSVVPQVTNNRRIVLDVSAENSDAQLSTTDVGVVFNRQRAENRVLVGDGETAAIGGLTVTKTFTVKTGIPFLVDLPFVGRLFGQTRSEERKQDLLILVTPYILDEGEPAPIPAPRR, encoded by the coding sequence ATGAGGGGCGTCGGCTCCCTGCTCACCGCCGCGGTCACGGCCGCGACCCCCGCGCTCGCGTCCGTCCCTGCGACGACCGTTCGCGCGCCCATCACCCTGGTCGCGATCACGAACCCGATCGCGCGCCACACGCCCGCCCTCGATGCGCGCGCCGCCGTCACCGGCGTCAGCGTCGTCGCCGGCGACAACGCCGCGGCCGCGGTCCTCATCCGCATCGACCGCGAGGTCACGGTGCAGGACTTCGTGCTCGACGGGCCGCGCCGCGTGGTGCTCGACCTGAACGGCGCGACGCTCGCCGTCGCCGGCGGGGCGCGCTACGACGGCGCGTCGCGCGGTGGCGTGAAGAACGTGCGCCTCGCGCAGTTCAAGGCCGGCGTCGTCCGCGTCGTCGTGGAGCTCGACGGCCCCCGCACCTACCGCGTCGAGCGCGTCGACGGCGCGGTCCGCCTGGTGGTGCAGGGCGAGAGCGGCGCCGCCTTCGCCCCCTGGCAGGCCGGCCGCCCGACCGACTCCTACGTCGCCGCGGCTCCCGCCGCGCCGAGCGAGCCGGCCCCGCGCCGCGAGACGCCCGCGCCGGCGGTGACCGTGCCCGCGACGGCCGCTCCCGCGCCGCAGCAGCGCGAGGCCGAGCGTGTGGCCGAGCGCGAGACGCGCGCGCAGAAGGAGCAGCGCGAGGCCGTCGCCCGCGACGGCGCGCGCCTTACGGTGACCTACCAGGACGCCGACATCCGCGACGTCGTCGCCGCGTTCGCCGCGTTCTCCGGCCGCACGATCATCGTCGGCAAGGACGTCGTCGGCAACATCACGGCCGAGATCAAGGACCAGCCGTGGGACGTCGCGCTCCGCGCGCTCCTGCGCTCGCAGGGCCTCGCGCTCAGCGAGGACGGCAAGAACGGCATCATCACGGTCGACAGCTACAAGAACCTGGCGAGCAACCGCGCGACCGAGCCGGTGGCGACCCAGATCATCGACATCAACTACGCCAAGGCCGACTCGCTGGTCCCGCTGATCCAGACGCTGCTCTCGCGCGAGTGCGCGCCGGGCGACGTCGCCGCCGCGGCGGCCGCCCAGCAGGCGAAGAACCCGGGGCAGGCCACGTCGATGTCGAGCAACCAGGGCGACCAGAAGGGCGTCCCGATGGGCTGCGTGGTCCGCGGCGCCGTCACCGCCGACCGCTCGACGAACAAGCTGCTGATCAGCGACGTCCCGTCCAACATCCCCGAGATCGTCGCCCGCGTCCGCGAGCTGGACGTGCGCACGCCGCAGGTCGCGATCAAGGCGAAGATCCTCTTCGTCAACCGCACGGGCCTCGAGGACATCGGCGTCTCGTACGACCTCGGCACGGGCACGCAGCAGTTCTTCCAGCAGCTCGTGCAGCGCATCGATCCCTCGACGCGCAAGCCGATGGACACCAACGGCGACGGCGTCCCCGACGCGATGGGCGGCGGCGACCCGTTCCCCGGCGACCGCATCGCCCTCGGCGGCAACGCGCTGTCGGCGCTCGCCAACGCCAACACGGCGCTGCAGCCCTCCGCGCTCAACCTGATCTACTCGGCCACGCTCGGCCGCTTCCAGCTGACGTCGTTCGTCAACGCGCTGCAGCAGAGCGAGCTCGCCGACGTGCAGTCGGAGCCGAGCATCGTCACGCTGAACAACCGCCCGGCGGAGATCTTCGTCGGTCAGCAGGTGCCGATCCGCGTGATCGACGCCAGCTCCGGCGCGGCGTTCGGCGGCGGGCAGCCGCGCGCGACGGTCCGCCTCGAGGAGGCCGGCATCCGCCTCAGCGTGGTCCCGCAGGTCACGAACAACCGCCGCATCGTCCTCGACGTGAGCGCCGAGAACTCGGACGCGCAGCTGTCGACCACCGACGTGGGCGTCGTCTTCAACCGCCAGCGCGCGGAGAACCGCGTGCTCGTCGGCGACGGCGAGACGGCGGCGATCGGCGGCCTCACGGTCACCAAGACCTTCACGGTCAAGACGGGCATCCCGTTCCTCGTCGACCTGCCGTTCGTCGGCCGCCTCTTCGGCCAGACGCGCAGCGAGGAGCGCAAGCAGGACCTGCTGATCCTGGTCACGCCGTACATCCTGGACGAGGGCGAGCCCGCCCCGATCCCGGCTCCGCGCCGCTGA
- the aroC gene encoding chorismate synthase: MSALRFTTAGESHGPALVAVLEGMPAGLPLLAEHVDADLARRQQGYGRGRRMQIETDRVEFLGGVRAGETLGGPISMLVRNADWKNWVDVMDPAPRESDPDLRRRALTRVRPGHADLTGVLKYERADARDILERASARETTMRVAVGAVCRRLLAELGVRIGSHVVHLGGIDCEPFELPADLNAASDASPVRVLDSAAEQAMIARIDEAKRAGNTLGGIVEVVATGLPVGLGSHVSWDRKLDGRLGQAMLSIPAVKGVEIGLGFEAARRSGADVHDEIALAPGRERAGNVRRLTNRAGGLEGGMTNGEPLLVRVAMKPIATLMRPLQTIDVKSAAPAAAAAERSDVTAVPAMGVIAEAMAAFVLAQAVLEKFGGDSLAELTRNVDGYLAQVRARLPEDAPDAAGAPAASDPGA; the protein is encoded by the coding sequence ATGTCCGCCCTCCGCTTCACCACCGCCGGCGAATCGCACGGCCCCGCCCTCGTCGCCGTCCTCGAAGGCATGCCCGCGGGCCTGCCCCTCCTGGCCGAGCACGTGGACGCGGACCTGGCGCGGCGGCAGCAGGGGTACGGGCGTGGCCGCCGCATGCAGATCGAGACCGATCGGGTCGAGTTCCTGGGCGGCGTGCGGGCGGGGGAGACGCTGGGCGGCCCGATCTCGATGCTCGTCCGCAACGCGGACTGGAAGAACTGGGTCGACGTGATGGACCCGGCGCCGCGCGAGAGCGACCCGGATCTACGCCGCCGCGCGCTGACCCGCGTCCGCCCCGGCCACGCCGACCTGACGGGCGTCCTCAAGTACGAGCGCGCCGACGCCCGCGACATCCTGGAGCGCGCCTCCGCCCGCGAGACGACGATGCGCGTCGCCGTCGGCGCCGTCTGCCGGCGCCTGCTGGCGGAGCTCGGCGTCCGGATCGGCAGCCACGTCGTCCACCTGGGCGGCATCGACTGCGAGCCGTTCGAGCTGCCCGCCGACCTCAATGCCGCCTCGGACGCCTCGCCGGTCCGCGTCCTCGACTCGGCGGCCGAGCAGGCGATGATCGCCCGCATCGACGAGGCGAAGCGGGCGGGGAACACGCTCGGCGGCATCGTCGAGGTGGTCGCGACCGGGCTGCCGGTCGGGCTGGGCTCGCACGTCAGCTGGGACCGCAAGCTCGACGGCCGCCTCGGCCAGGCGATGCTCTCGATCCCGGCGGTGAAGGGCGTCGAGATCGGGCTGGGCTTCGAGGCCGCGCGGCGCAGCGGGGCCGACGTGCACGACGAGATCGCGCTGGCGCCGGGGCGGGAGCGGGCGGGGAACGTCCGCCGGCTCACCAACCGGGCGGGCGGGCTCGAGGGCGGCATGACGAACGGCGAGCCGCTGCTCGTCCGCGTCGCCATGAAGCCGATCGCCACGCTCATGCGCCCGCTCCAGACGATCGACGTGAAGTCGGCCGCCCCGGCCGCCGCGGCGGCCGAGCGGAGCGACGTGACCGCCGTGCCGGCGATGGGGGTGATCGCGGAGGCGATGGCGGCCTTCGTCCTCGCGCAGGCGGTGCTCGAGAAGTTCGGCGGCGACTCGCTGGCCGAGCTGACGCGCAACGTCGACGGCTACCTGGCGCAGGTCCGCGCCCGCCTCCCCGAGGACGCCCCCGACGCGGCCGGCGCCCCCGCCGCCTCCGACCCGGGCGCGTGA
- a CDS encoding shikimate kinase, whose protein sequence is MSARHVILVGLPGAGKSTVGPLVAAALGRPFLDFDVELARRIGASVPEQFARDGEAAFREREAVLSRELAAAPAMVLAPGGGWLANSAASAPLRPAGRIIYLRTTPAAALARLGAAVADRPLLADADDPLAALAALLARRSAAYETADLTVDTDGLDPAGVADRVAALVRAAEGGA, encoded by the coding sequence GTGAGCGCCCGCCACGTGATCCTCGTGGGGCTGCCGGGCGCCGGGAAGAGCACGGTCGGCCCGCTGGTCGCCGCGGCCCTCGGTCGCCCCTTCCTCGACTTCGACGTCGAGCTGGCGCGGCGGATCGGGGCGTCGGTGCCCGAGCAGTTCGCCCGCGACGGCGAGGCGGCGTTCCGGGAGCGGGAGGCGGTGCTGTCGCGCGAGCTCGCCGCAGCGCCGGCGATGGTCCTCGCGCCCGGCGGCGGCTGGCTGGCGAACTCGGCCGCCTCGGCACCTTTGCGGCCGGCGGGGCGTATCATCTACCTGCGGACCACGCCGGCGGCCGCGCTCGCCAGGCTGGGTGCGGCGGTCGCCGACCGGCCGCTGCTGGCCGACGCGGACGATCCGCTGGCGGCGCTGGCCGCGCTGCTGGCGCGCCGGTCGGCGGCCTACGAGACGGCCGACCTCACGGTGGACACCGACGGGCTCGACCCGGCCGGCGTCGCCGACCGGGTGGCGGCGCTGGTCCGGGCGGCGGAGGGAGGAGCATGA
- the topA gene encoding type I DNA topoisomerase, with translation MATKKTATKKTTAKKATAAGGARTTRARAAAFDPAADEEPTPPGTTSLVIVESPAKAKTIGKYLGRGYKVRATVGHIMDLPEKKLGVDVDHGFDVQLEPIAGKEKTIAELKSAAKDAKEIFVATDPDREGEAIAAHVADLITPKRGPKPTIRRVLFHEITKEGIARAMEQPGDIDSGKVDAQQARRVLDRLVGYKASPVLWKTVKKGLSAGRVQTVALRLIVEREREIRAFLPVEYWSVTAQLEKGTQPFTAKLHHVDGKKPEISNAAQADAILADLAGRDIFPVTDVKRRERRKNPQAPFTTSTLQQEGAKKLGFGSKRTMRLAQDLYEGIDLGPEGAVGLITYMRTDSTRVAESAATAAREHLRTLFGEDYLAPGLQLYGSTKQTNAQDAHEGIRPTDPTRRPELVRKYLSADQLKLYELVWKRFMASQMAPAVFDTTTVDFELKPTSGAAYASGVSSYAFRATGSVVKFQGFLALYREAREEGDSVALEDEQALPMLELGERVPVKEIVPQQHFTQPPPRFSEASLVKELERLGIGRPSTYASIISVLADRRYVLLEQRRFFPTALGETVEKVMVKKFPAIFDVQFTSTMEGELDRVEGGTVDWRTALQEFWGPFSEELHDRDLDLLIAEAHDLSALETERCKECGGKLVPKAGFFGPFVACENHPKNCKYTRPITGERKPPVVTEYLCPECGAPMYLRQGKSGDFLGCSRFPKCRGTRALPTGVKCPKDGGDISQRKSKARGKIFYGCENYPNCDFVVWDKPVKDVCPECGYEGAEAKQNKTRGSYRKCLKCGNEWDVADPTESAEQGAEEPVAV, from the coding sequence ATGGCGACCAAGAAGACAGCGACGAAGAAGACGACGGCCAAGAAGGCGACCGCCGCCGGCGGCGCGCGGACCACGCGCGCCCGGGCGGCCGCCTTCGATCCGGCCGCGGACGAGGAGCCGACGCCTCCGGGCACGACCTCCCTCGTCATCGTCGAGTCGCCGGCGAAGGCGAAGACGATCGGCAAGTACCTCGGCCGCGGCTACAAGGTGCGCGCGACCGTGGGCCACATCATGGACCTGCCCGAGAAGAAGCTGGGCGTCGACGTGGACCACGGCTTCGACGTGCAGCTGGAGCCGATCGCGGGCAAGGAGAAGACGATCGCGGAGCTGAAGAGCGCCGCGAAGGACGCGAAGGAGATCTTCGTCGCGACCGACCCTGACCGCGAGGGCGAGGCGATCGCCGCGCACGTCGCGGACCTCATCACGCCCAAGCGCGGCCCCAAGCCGACCATCCGGCGCGTCCTCTTCCACGAGATCACGAAGGAAGGGATCGCGCGGGCGATGGAGCAGCCGGGCGACATCGACTCGGGCAAGGTCGACGCACAGCAGGCGCGCCGCGTCCTCGATCGCCTGGTGGGCTACAAGGCCAGCCCGGTGCTCTGGAAGACGGTGAAGAAGGGGCTCTCCGCCGGCCGCGTGCAGACGGTGGCGCTGCGCCTGATCGTCGAGCGCGAGCGCGAGATCCGCGCGTTCCTGCCGGTCGAGTACTGGTCGGTCACCGCGCAGCTGGAGAAGGGGACGCAGCCCTTCACCGCGAAGCTCCACCACGTCGATGGGAAGAAGCCCGAGATCTCGAACGCCGCGCAGGCGGACGCGATCCTCGCGGACCTCGCGGGGCGCGACATCTTCCCGGTCACCGACGTGAAGCGGCGCGAGCGTCGCAAGAACCCGCAGGCGCCGTTCACGACCTCCACGCTGCAGCAGGAGGGCGCGAAGAAGCTGGGCTTCGGCTCCAAGCGCACGATGCGCCTCGCGCAGGACCTGTACGAGGGCATCGACCTCGGCCCCGAGGGCGCGGTCGGCCTCATCACGTACATGCGTACCGACTCGACGCGCGTGGCGGAGAGCGCGGCGACGGCGGCGCGCGAGCACCTGCGCACGCTCTTCGGCGAGGACTACCTCGCGCCGGGGCTGCAGCTGTACGGCAGCACGAAGCAGACGAACGCGCAGGACGCGCACGAGGGCATCCGCCCCACCGATCCGACGCGCCGTCCGGAGCTGGTGCGCAAGTACCTCTCGGCCGACCAGCTGAAGCTCTACGAGCTGGTGTGGAAGCGCTTCATGGCGTCGCAGATGGCGCCCGCGGTGTTCGATACCACCACCGTCGACTTCGAGCTGAAGCCCACGTCGGGTGCGGCCTACGCGTCGGGCGTGTCGTCGTACGCGTTCCGCGCCACGGGCAGCGTCGTGAAGTTCCAGGGCTTCCTCGCGCTCTACCGCGAGGCGCGCGAGGAGGGCGACTCGGTCGCGCTCGAGGACGAGCAGGCGCTGCCGATGCTGGAGCTGGGGGAGCGCGTGCCGGTGAAGGAGATCGTGCCGCAGCAGCACTTCACGCAGCCGCCGCCGCGGTTCTCCGAGGCGTCGCTGGTGAAGGAGCTGGAGCGCCTCGGCATCGGCCGCCCGTCGACGTACGCGTCGATCATCTCGGTGCTCGCCGACCGCCGCTACGTGCTGCTCGAGCAGCGCCGCTTCTTCCCGACCGCGCTCGGCGAGACGGTCGAGAAGGTGATGGTGAAGAAGTTCCCGGCCATCTTCGACGTGCAGTTCACGTCGACCATGGAAGGGGAGCTCGATCGCGTCGAGGGCGGCACGGTCGACTGGCGCACCGCGCTGCAGGAGTTCTGGGGCCCGTTCTCCGAGGAGCTGCACGACCGCGACCTCGACCTGCTGATCGCCGAGGCGCACGACCTCTCCGCGCTGGAGACGGAGCGGTGCAAGGAGTGCGGCGGGAAGCTGGTGCCGAAGGCGGGCTTCTTCGGCCCGTTCGTCGCGTGCGAGAACCACCCGAAGAACTGCAAGTACACGCGGCCGATCACGGGCGAGCGCAAGCCGCCGGTGGTGACCGAGTACCTGTGCCCCGAGTGCGGCGCGCCGATGTACCTGCGCCAGGGCAAGAGCGGCGATTTCCTGGGCTGCAGCCGCTTCCCGAAGTGCCGCGGCACGCGCGCGCTGCCGACGGGCGTGAAGTGCCCGAAGGACGGCGGCGACATCTCGCAGCGCAAGTCGAAGGCGCGCGGCAAGATCTTCTACGGCTGCGAGAACTATCCCAACTGCGACTTCGTCGTCTGGGACAAGCCGGTGAAGGACGTCTGCCCCGAGTGCGGCTACGAGGGCGCGGAGGCGAAGCAGAACAAGACGCGCGGCAGCTACCGCAAGTGCCTGAAGTGCGGCAACGAGTGGGACGTCGCCGATCCGACCGAGTCGGCGGAGCAGGGCGCCGAGGAGCCGGTGGCGGTCTGA
- a CDS encoding LysM peptidoglycan-binding domain-containing protein gives MTTQSDIAAALQRQGVNVYGLQVSGSEVRGTVGTEADRDKAQQAIRAVASDAQVSLQVNSGFADQATRSGEATAGRTYTVKAGDTLSKIAKDVYGDASQWKKIHAANRDAIPNPDMIHPGQELQLP, from the coding sequence ATGACCACCCAATCCGACATCGCCGCGGCGCTCCAGCGCCAGGGCGTCAACGTCTACGGGCTGCAGGTGAGCGGCTCCGAGGTCCGGGGCACCGTGGGCACCGAGGCCGACCGCGACAAGGCGCAGCAGGCGATCCGCGCGGTCGCCTCCGACGCGCAGGTCAGCCTCCAGGTCAACAGCGGCTTCGCCGACCAGGCCACGCGCAGCGGCGAGGCGACCGCCGGCCGCACCTACACCGTGAAGGCGGGTGACACGCTCTCCAAGATCGCCAAGGACGTCTACGGCGACGCGTCGCAGTGGAAGAAGATCCACGCGGCCAATCGCGACGCGATCCCGAACCCGGACATGATCCACCCGGGCCAGGAGCTGCAGCTTCCCTGA
- a CDS encoding efflux RND transporter periplasmic adaptor subunit, whose translation MRLPRSRPVLAAGAAAVVAIAGLVAWRTLGAAKPETDPLVVQVKEGDFKVTVTTTGELRAVKSVQVQGPPNLPQAQIYQPIKIATLVPEGTVVKAGDMVAELDRGAAAGKLNEVQLNVQKAEAQYTQAQLDSTLNLSKAREELRTLEFALEEKRIAKEQAQYEAPSVRRQAEIDLQKADRALAQAKRDYATKTQQAIAKMREVGADLDRHKNTLKIIQDVVGAFTIKAPAPGMVIYAKEWNGRKKVVGSQVSPWEPTVATLPDLTQMESITYVNEIDVRKLAVGQEVKLSLDSDPSKVLTGKVTAVANVGEQRPNTDAKVFEVKVQVMQSDTTLRPGMTTSNAVQTAVVKKARFIPLEAVQADSGRTFVFRRRGGSVVRQEIETGLMNDNEVIVARGLEPRDEVLLAAPADAATLQTVTLPGRPKQSAPAKPSDSAQKAPVPVVPPTAAPTPAPAAAPVAKATAASTSR comes from the coding sequence ATGCGCCTTCCCCGTTCGCGCCCCGTCCTCGCCGCCGGTGCCGCCGCCGTCGTCGCCATCGCGGGCCTCGTCGCCTGGCGCACCCTCGGCGCCGCGAAGCCCGAGACCGATCCCCTCGTCGTCCAGGTGAAGGAGGGCGACTTCAAGGTCACCGTCACTACCACGGGCGAGCTGCGCGCCGTGAAGTCGGTGCAGGTGCAGGGGCCGCCCAACCTCCCGCAGGCGCAGATCTACCAGCCGATCAAGATCGCGACGCTGGTCCCCGAGGGGACGGTGGTGAAGGCGGGCGACATGGTCGCGGAGCTCGATCGCGGCGCCGCCGCCGGCAAGTTGAACGAGGTGCAGCTCAACGTGCAGAAGGCGGAGGCGCAGTACACGCAGGCGCAGCTCGACTCGACGCTCAACCTCTCCAAGGCGCGCGAGGAGCTGCGCACGCTGGAGTTCGCGCTCGAGGAGAAGCGCATCGCCAAGGAGCAGGCGCAGTACGAGGCGCCCTCGGTGCGCCGGCAGGCGGAGATCGACCTGCAGAAGGCCGACCGCGCCCTCGCGCAGGCGAAGCGCGACTACGCGACCAAGACGCAGCAGGCGATCGCGAAGATGCGCGAGGTCGGCGCGGACCTCGACCGCCACAAGAACACGCTCAAGATCATCCAGGACGTCGTGGGCGCCTTCACGATCAAGGCGCCGGCGCCGGGCATGGTGATCTACGCCAAGGAGTGGAACGGCCGGAAGAAGGTCGTCGGCTCGCAGGTCTCGCCGTGGGAGCCCACGGTGGCGACGCTCCCCGACCTGACGCAGATGGAGTCGATCACCTACGTCAACGAGATCGACGTGCGGAAGCTCGCGGTCGGCCAGGAGGTGAAGCTCTCGCTCGACTCCGATCCGTCCAAGGTGCTCACGGGGAAGGTCACCGCGGTCGCCAACGTCGGCGAGCAGCGCCCGAACACGGACGCCAAGGTGTTCGAGGTGAAGGTGCAGGTGATGCAGTCGGACACGACGCTGCGCCCCGGCATGACGACGTCGAACGCCGTGCAGACGGCGGTCGTGAAGAAGGCGCGCTTCATCCCGCTCGAGGCGGTGCAGGCCGACAGCGGCCGCACCTTCGTCTTCCGCCGCCGCGGCGGCTCGGTCGTGCGGCAGGAGATCGAGACGGGCCTGATGAACGACAACGAGGTGATCGTCGCCCGCGGCCTGGAGCCGCGCGACGAGGTGCTCCTCGCCGCGCCCGCCGACGCCGCGACGCTGCAGACGGTCACGCTCCCCGGCCGGCCGAAGCAGTCCGCGCCCGCGAAGCCCTCCGACAGCGCGCAGAAGGCGCCGGTGCCCGTGGTGCCGCCCACGGCCGCGCCGACGCCGGCGCCCGCCGCTGCCCCAGTCGCCAAGGCGACCGCCGCTTCCACGTCGCGCTGA
- a CDS encoding ABC transporter permease, whose protein sequence is MGVVTTPQGATYAPPAGGTGAPGADARPPHGSDRAATLRLIAFGLRAAIEAVGHNTLRAALTSLGILFGVASVIAMLAIGKGAEQEILAQMKLLGSNNVIVTPLVEQKEEKAGEKDEKESKRYTPGLTALDAQSIRDVVPQVRSVSTELSLQTNATREGQRRSVKLVGVDSAYFSAFNLEMAEGGRFAPMHLERGMPVAVIGSGLRARFFTKEPPIGRRIKVGETWLTVVGVLAPRPVSEQTAQRLGIRDANMDVYVPLSTALLRYRNRAQITNRDVERAAQEFNNDDEATKNEDATARAERLNQNQLDRLVVQVADARYVSQVAEVVQRLMARRHNGVVDFEVNVPEMLLKQEQRTKTIFNVVLGAIASISLIVGGIGIMNIMLASVLERIREIGVRRALGASQRDVLAQFLAEAVLISLAGGMAGILLGVGLSVGIERFAKIATIVSPLSVFVAFGVSLTVGLVFGIVPAWRAARQDPVVCLRYE, encoded by the coding sequence GTGGGAGTCGTCACCACACCCCAGGGGGCGACGTACGCGCCGCCCGCGGGCGGCACGGGCGCGCCCGGCGCCGACGCGCGCCCGCCGCACGGCAGCGACCGCGCCGCCACGCTCCGCCTCATCGCCTTCGGCCTGCGCGCCGCCATCGAGGCGGTCGGCCACAACACCCTCCGCGCCGCCCTCACCTCGCTCGGCATCCTCTTCGGCGTCGCGTCGGTCATCGCGATGCTGGCCATCGGCAAGGGCGCCGAGCAGGAGATCCTGGCGCAGATGAAGCTCCTGGGCTCCAACAACGTGATCGTCACGCCGCTGGTGGAGCAGAAGGAGGAGAAGGCCGGCGAGAAGGACGAGAAGGAGAGCAAGCGCTACACGCCCGGCCTCACCGCGCTCGACGCGCAGAGCATCCGCGACGTCGTGCCGCAGGTGCGCTCGGTCAGCACGGAGCTGTCGCTGCAGACCAACGCCACGCGCGAGGGGCAGCGCCGCTCGGTGAAGCTCGTGGGCGTCGACAGCGCGTACTTCAGCGCCTTCAACCTCGAGATGGCGGAGGGTGGCCGCTTCGCGCCGATGCACCTCGAGCGCGGCATGCCGGTCGCCGTCATCGGCAGCGGGCTGCGCGCGCGCTTCTTCACCAAGGAGCCGCCCATCGGCCGCCGCATCAAGGTCGGCGAGACGTGGCTCACGGTCGTCGGCGTGCTCGCGCCGCGCCCGGTCTCCGAGCAGACCGCGCAGCGCCTCGGCATCCGCGATGCGAACATGGACGTCTACGTCCCGCTGTCGACCGCGCTGCTGCGCTACCGCAACCGCGCGCAGATCACCAACCGCGACGTCGAGCGCGCGGCGCAGGAGTTCAACAACGACGACGAGGCGACCAAGAACGAGGACGCCACCGCGCGCGCCGAGCGGCTGAACCAGAACCAGCTCGACCGCCTGGTCGTGCAGGTGGCCGACGCGCGCTACGTCTCGCAGGTCGCGGAGGTCGTGCAGCGGCTGATGGCGCGCCGGCACAACGGCGTCGTCGACTTCGAGGTCAACGTCCCCGAGATGCTCCTCAAGCAGGAGCAGCGCACGAAGACGATCTTCAACGTCGTCCTCGGCGCCATCGCGTCGATCTCGCTGATCGTCGGCGGCATCGGGATCATGAACATCATGCTCGCCTCGGTGCTGGAGCGCATCCGCGAGATCGGCGTGCGGCGCGCGCTCGGCGCCAGCCAGCGCGACGTGCTCGCGCAGTTCCTCGCCGAGGCCGTGCTCATCAGCCTCGCGGGCGGCATGGCGGGCATCCTGCTCGGCGTCGGGCTCAGCGTCGGCATCGAGCGCTTCGCCAAGATCGCCACGATCGTCTCCCCACTCTCGGTGTTCGTCGCCTTCGGCGTGTCGCTGACGGTGGGGCTCGTGTTCGGCATCGTCCCCGCGTGGCGCGCCGCCCGCCAGGATCCCGTCGTCTGCCTGCGCTACGAATGA